The proteins below come from a single Danio aesculapii chromosome 23, fDanAes4.1, whole genome shotgun sequence genomic window:
- the bltp3a gene encoding bridge-like lipid transfer protein family member 3A: MAGIIKKQILKHLSRFTKNLSPDKINLSTLKGEGQLSNLELDEEVLQNMLELPTWLAVTRVYCNKAAIRIQWTKLKTSPICLFLDKVEVEMRTCEEPRPPNGPSPIAITAGQSEYGFAEKVVEGMSVIINSITIKVQSRAFHASFQLWQLQGCSLNPKWQKSDLRYTRVTHPKRGEVLTFKEINWQSLRIEADAIESDDQDLGSTPLRLITNQGRIRIALKRRVKDCNVLASKLLFILDDLLWVLTDSQLKAIIHYAKSLSEAMEKSGQQRKSMAADTLQTAPPSPSTHSLWSDAPAPPEASGSCTLAQYFDLHDVKESSYHTFISRLDLHICNDSSSEPDEAPLPGTQGAMQLTFRKLGFDYYPFHRPGDGCQHWERHCGAMDSRAQWASKLLQDFQRRMEDLGIPGPQSEANVSAKDSPAKKIKDGESQSSFSPERTQGCALKKLRSSCMVIRVDDLDIHQVSTGGRHSKKTQSLLSCNRKSLHLPENTPAIHLQFTEYYFPDNPGLPVPSPNLYAQLNGLQLCVDAPSVLWMTLFTRGLHRTLDQVKAFYHLQDSSKTDEHIDMRLDATQLKLVVPLESSILDHPDRPQSLSIGFPQIILSNTRQSPHGSHSDLNSTYSSFSSRTFFNPTQCKPFPRDQSVLHPLPSAFLQLSLENESLLANRRPSRSQDVWSVSLSRVTLGFDGARRGLRGKTLPFVEPFSMSLWMCHPDAFRKDSHCSEDDSISPSRFSQEFSRAPNDLISNKTKQTESLINSPAASIHILAQSITPVKMWLNHYQFIALLRMKDYLGRLAEDLTRDSQGESENKRSDPPSVCVSILMEAIELSLLLPPATCEPEQQADSPGETDTNSLTESDFSPSHRADPGNEDAEDEEQEGSVEEACEAVEEAMDQATHDDDEDKSVAPSTTPPVSPGNPALLSRHSSTFSIEGDFSSALNATKGVTKDALSASLDLTKGALSITKDAFSMLSRGSGMNKLFTPQNKDQSLRSEESSPSLMGSLRLQTMKHSPSQNSCDSAILEGSLADDGVSIDSDMSENFVILMDSESGVESLRPNGTGVVSGRCVSPAAGTEGSSAELSSSLSQSTEDIAQDMASVLSVCLSRMCCLMEMRGENVVLALESQDIQPKQHGNHKISDLLAGLPLTQAGLWSPSAAGSPGPGSVSCPTAVLSLRLESGPAAGRHCAQSESLGFMEVCVSGCRAQLLASTLNTLGPFLEDEFSADPQPMRICLQDTTVTLKDDGPRVYPTAPQPVPVLFSLDNVVLERLDDGVLRFRPAQNQSGAEKENADQSCFGDREKNKSLESRLADVQSALDKAVCDRERLLHEVRKHNPSFTL, from the exons GTTCACCAAGAACCTCTCTCCAGATAAGATTAACCTGAGCACGCTGAAGGGAGAAGGTCAGCTCTCCAACCTGGAGCTAGATGAGGAGGTACTGCAGAACATGCTGGAGCTGCCCACCTGGCTGGCCGTCACACGTGTATACTGCAATAAAGCTGCTATACGg ATACAATGGACAAAGTTGAAGACCAGCCCCATATGCTTG ttcCTGGATAAAGTGGAGGTTGAAATGAGGACGTGTGAGGAGCCCAGACCCCCAAACGGACCCTCTCCAATTGCAATTACTGCAGGTCAAAG TGAGTATGGGTTCGCGGAGAAGGTAGTGGAGGGCATGTCTGTGATCATCAACTCCATCACCATTAAAGTGCAGTCGCGAGCGTTTCACGCCTCCTTCCAGCTCTGGCAGCTCCAGGGCTGCAGCCTCAACCCCAAATGGCAGAAGAGCGACCTGCGGTACACACGCGTCACACACCCCAAACGAGGAGAG GTGCTGACGTTTAAGGAGATAAACTGGCAGAGTCTGCGCATCGAGGCGGACGCTATAGAGAGCGATGATCAGGATCTGGGAAGCACACCACTGCGTCTCATTACTAACCAAGGCAGGATACGCATCGCTCTCAAGCGCAGG GTGAAGGACTGTAACGTGTTGGCCTCTAAGCTGCTGTTTATTCTGGATGATCTGCTGTGGGTGCTGACAGACTCTCAGCTCAAGGCAATCATACACTACGCCAAATCTCTGAGCGAAGCCATGGAGAAATCTGGACAGCAGAGAAAGAGCATGGCAGCGGACACACTGCag actgcTCCTCCCTCTCCCAGCACACACTCTCTGTGGTCGGATGCTCCTGCTCCTCCCGAGGCGTCCGGCTCCTGCACTCTGGCTCAGTATTTCGATCTGCATGATGTGAAGGAATCCTCCTACCACACCTTCATCTCCCGCCTCGACCTGCACATCTGCAACGACAGCTCTTCAGAGCCCG ATGAAGCCCCTCTTCCAGGCACACAGGGTGCAATGCAGCTGACCTTCAGGAAACTGGGCTTTGACTATTACCCGTTTCATAGACCAG gTGATGGCTGTCAGCACTGGGAGCGTCACTGCGGGGCGATGGACTCTCGGGCTCAGTGGGCATCAAAACTCCTGCAGGACTTCCAGAGAAGGATGGAGGATCTGGGCATCCCTGGACCTCAGTCTGAAGCAAACGTGTCGGCTAAAGACTCTCCAGCCAAAAAAATCAAGG ACGGGGAATCCCAGTCCAGTTTCAGCCCCGAGCGGACTCAAGGATGCGCCCTGAAGAAGCTGCGCTCTAGCTGTATGGTAATCCGTGTGGACGATCTGGACATCCATCAG GTGTCCACTGGAGGCCGACACAGCAAAAAAACACAGTCTCTTCTTTCCTGCAACCGCAAATCCCTGCATCTGCCAGAAAACACTCCTGCAATCCACCTTCAGTTCACCGAATACTACTTTCCTGACAACCCCGGACTTCCTG TGCCCTCCCCTAACCTGTACGCGCAGCTCAATGGTCTACAGCTGTGTGTGGACGCTCCGAGTGTCTTATGGATGACTCTGTTTACACGGGGTTTACACAGGACTTTAGATCAGGTCAAAGCTTTTTACCACCTCCAGGACAGCAGCAAGACTGACGAACACATCGATATGCGCCTGGATGCAACACAGCTGAAG CTGGTCGTTCCCCTGGAGTCCTCTATTTTGGATCACCCCGACCGTCCTCAGTCTCTGAGCATCGGTTTTCCTCAGATTATCCTCAGCAACACGCGTCAGTCTCCGCACGGCTCCCATTCGGACCTCAACAGCACCTACAGCAGCTTCTCCAGCCGTACATTCTTCAATCCAACCCAATGCAAACCTTTCCCACGAGATCAGAGCGTCCTACACCCCCTGCCATCCGCGTTTCTTCAACTCTCCCTAGAAAATGAGTCCTTGTTAGCGAACAGGCGTCCGTCTCGCTCTCAGGACGTCTGGTCTGTCAGTCTGTCCCGAGTGACTCTTGGTTTTGACGGTGCTCGTCGAGGACTCCGAGGGAAAACTCTTCCATTCGTAGAGCCTTTTTCCATGTCTTTATGGATGTGCCATCCTGATGCCTTCAGAAAAGACTCTCATTGTTCAGAAGATGATTCAATATCTCCTTCTAGATTTAGCCAGGAGTTTTCACGTGCTCCAAATGACCTTATATCTAATAAAACCAAGCAGACAGAATCTCTGATCAATTCTCCAGCagcatcaattcatattttagcCCAATCTATTACTCCGGTTAAAATGTGGCTCAATCATTATCAGTTTATAGCTCTTTTACGGATGAAGGACTACCTTGGCAGGCTCGCCGAAGATTTGACTAGGGATTCCCAAGGTGAATCCGAAAACAAGCGGTCAGATCCGCCATCGGTCTGTGTCTCAATCCTGATGGAGGCCATTGAGCTTTCTCTGCTGCTTCCACCTGCAACATGTGAGCCAGAACAGCAAGCTGATTCTCCAGGAGAAACGGACACTAATAGCCTGACCGAATCTGATTTCTCACCATCCCACCGTGCTGATCCTGGGAATGAGGATGCAGAAGATGAGGAGCAGGAGGGATCAGTAGAGGAGGCCTGTGAAGCAGTGGAGGAAGCCATGGATCAAGCTacacatgatgatgatgaggataaaAGTGTTGCTCCTTCTACAACTCCTCCGGTTTCTCCTGGGAACCCGGCGTTATTGTCCAGACACAGCTCTACTTTCAGCATAGAGGGGGATTTTTCCAGTGCTCTGAATGCCACTAAAGGGGTCACCAAAGACGCCCTCAGTGCCTCCCTGGATTTGACCAAAGGAGCGTTGTCCATCACTAAAGATGCCTTCAGCATGCTGAGCCGAGGGTCTGGCATGAACAAACTCTTCACACCTCAAAACAA GGATCAGAGTTTGCGTTCAGAAGAGTCCAGTCCTTCTCTCATGGGCAGTCTGCGGCTTCAGACCATGAAACACTCGCCTTCCCAGAATTCCTGCGACAGTGCCATTTTAGAGGGCAGTTTGGCGGATGACGGTGTATCCATTGACAGTGACATGAGTGAAAACTTCGTCATCCTCATGGATTCTG AGTCCGGTGTGGAGTCTCTGCGTCCCAACGGTACAGGTGTGGTTTCGGGCAGGTGTGTTAGTCCTGCTGCAGGAACTGAAGGATCATCAGCAGAACTCAGCAGCTCTCTGTCCCAGAGCACTGAAGACATCGCACAAGATATG GCGTCTGTGCTGAGTGTGTGTCTGAGCCGGATGTGTTGTCTGATGGAGATGCGTGGAGAAAATGTGGTTCTGGCGCTGGAATCACAGGATATTCAGCCCAAACAACATGGAAACCATAAGATCTCAGACCTGCTGGCAGGACTGCCACTGACACAAG ctggGTTGTGGTCCCCCAGTGCTGCTGGTTCTCCAGGACCTGGCTCTGTCTCCTGTCCCACAGCAGTGCTGTCCCTCCGGCTAGAGTCAGGCCCTGCAGCTGGCAGACACTGTGCTCAGTCTGAGAGTCTGGGCTTCATGGAGGTGTGTGTGAGCGGGTGCAGAGCTCAGCTGCTGGCCTCCACATTAAACACACTGGGGCCCTTCCTGGAGGACGAGTTCAGCGCGGACCCCCAGCCCATGAGGATCTGCCTGCAGGACACCACTGTCACTCTCAAG